The following are from one region of the Spodoptera frugiperda isolate SF20-4 chromosome 20, AGI-APGP_CSIRO_Sfru_2.0, whole genome shotgun sequence genome:
- the LOC118262110 gene encoding collagen alpha-2(IV) chain isoform X18, which translates to MGPGTLFYFLAALAIIHASEDTPKTKPKDEFKALSEAREARQYDSYQGQPDNEVVVDIEDDEKKQYYETNYDTSAYGFGYDVGPNGQFHHENRGPDGVTYGCYGYLDPDNFLRATHYVADSHGYRVVEPEKPVEVFPDEKYEYDESTGQALNTRPGQIIPWEKLFFPKGCGRTPGGVPAKPLPKPTPKPPRPIDSSSETTNVKPVQSGQGPNGPYGPGSWQGQPGKPGTPGRPGTPGTPGTPGTPGSPGSPGTPGGPGGPGGPGGPGGPSGGYYPGSSGTPGTAGSPGTPGTPGSPGTPGGPGTPGTSGYPGTAGTPGTPGYPGTEGTPGTPGYPGTAGTPGTPGTPGYPGTEGTPGTPGYPGTAGTPGTPGYPGTEGTPGTPGTPGYPGTAGYPGTAGTPGTPGYPGTEGTPGTPGTPGYPGTEGTPGTPGTPGYPGTAGTPGYPGYYPGGSGGYYPGQPTAPGTDGYYPGQGSGPGGPLGPDGTYGPDGTYYPGTPGTPGTPGTPGSPGGPGGPGGPGGPGGPGGPGGPNGPNGPSNGGYYPGQPGRPGTPGSPGSPGTPGGPGGPGGPGGPGGPGGPNGPNGPSSGGYYPGQPGSPGTPGSPGSPGTPGGPGGPGGPGGPGGPGGPNGPNGPSSGGYYPGQPGSPGTPGSPGSPGTPGGPGGPGGPGGPGGPGGPNGPNGPSSGGYYPGQPGSPGTPGSPGSPGTPGGPGGPGGPGGPGGPGGPNGPNGPSSGGYYPGQPGSPGTPGSPGSPGTPGGPGGPGGPGGPGGPGGPNGPNGPSNGGYYPGQPGSPGSPGSPGSPGTPGGPGGPGGPGGPGGPGGPTDTTTYPGQSSGQPSQPGQPGYPGKPGQPGYPGQPGQPGQPGQPGQPGQGGQPGKPGQPGYPGQPGQPGYPGQPGQPGQPGQPGQGGQPGKPGQPGYPGQPGQPGYPGQPGQPGQGGQPGQPGQPGGPGQPGYPGQPGQPGQGGQPGKPGQPGYPGQPGQPGYPGQPGQPGQPGQGGQPGKPGQPGYPGQPGQPGYPGQPGQPGQPGQGGQPGKPGQPGYPGQPGQPGYPGQPGQPGQPGQGGQPGKPGQPGYPGQPGQPGYPGQPGQPGQPGQGGQPGKPGQPGYPGQPGYPGQPGQPGQPGQGGQPGKPGQPGYPGQPGQPGYPGQPGQPGQPGQGGQPGKPGQPGYPGQPGQPGYPGQPGQPGGPGQQGQPGYPGQPGQPGQGGQPGQPGQPGGPGQPGYPGQPGQPGKPGQPGQPGYPGQPGQPGQPGYPGQPGQPGQPGYPGQPGQPGQPGKPGQPGQPGYPGQPGQPGQPGQPGQPGYPEQPGQPGGPGRPEDLTKPGQPGYPGQQGQPGGPGQPGQPGYPGQPGKPGQPGQPGYPGQPGQPGYPGQPGQPGQPGQQGQPGQPGKPGQPGQPGYPGQPGKPGEPGQPGYPGQPGQPGKPGQPGQPGYPGQPGEPGQPGQPGQPGQPGYPGQPGQPGGPGQPGQPGYPGQPGQAGQPGQPGYPGQPGQPGYPGQQGQPGGPGQPGQPGTPGQPGQPGYPGQPGQPGEPGKPGQPGQPGQPGYPGQPGQPGYPGQQGQPGGPGQPGQPGYPGQPGQPGQPGQPGQPGYPGQPGQPGEPGKPGQPGQPGQPGYPGQPGQPGYPGQQGQPGGPGQPGQPGYPGQPGQPGQPGQPGQPGYPGQPGQPGYPGQQGQPGGPGQPGQPGYPGQPGQPGQPGYPGQPGQPGYPGQQGQPGGPGQPGQPGKPGQPGQPGYPGQPGQPGYPGQQGQPGGPGQPGQPGKPGQPGQPGYPGQQGQPGGPGQPGQPGTPGQPGQPGHPGQPGQPGEPGKPGQPGQPGQPGYPGQPGQPGYPGQQGQPGGPGQPGQPGQPGEPGKPGQPGQPGQPGYPGQPGQPGYPGQQGQPGGPGQPGQPGTPGQPGQPGYPGQPGQPGEPGKPGQPGQPGQPGYPGQPGQPGYPGQQGQPGGPGQPGQPGYPGQPGQPGEPGKPGQPGQPGQPGYPGQPGQPGQPGQSGGPGQPGQPGYPGQPGQPGGPGQPGQPGYPGQPGQPGYPGQPGQPGQPGHPGQPGYPGQPGQPGQPGYPGQPGQPGYPGQPGQPGQPGQPGYPGQPGQPGQPGYPGQPGQPGYPGQPGQPGQPGQPGYPGQPGQPGQPGQPGYPGQPGQPGYPGQPGQPGQPGYPGQPGQYPDSETAPSGTGVQPPATVPSHQMPPFPIYVIPYPLPIVPSPASCPCYLLKPGQNETNVQAQGPQATAPPHYQNQPQYPPYGIIGFVPVVFVPYCPGNASNMNSAQQNFPNAVPVQYSCNQCQASSDIYRYLGRLNGGRSTGFKDLKDLKDLKEIKSLTELDDLLKNQIKPLEKSMHTIAANPRVLAETNDKNEKKEKIETKTPRRRTRTGRTRVSKN; encoded by the exons ATGGGGCCGGGAACACTCTTCTATTTcttg GCCGCGCTGGCTATAATACATGCCAGCGAGGATACGCCAAAGACAAAGCCAAAAGATGAATTCAAAGCATTATCCGAAGCGCGAGAAGCTCGCCAATATGACTCGTACCAGGGACAACCAGATAACGAAGTGGTCGTGGACATAGAGGACGATGAAAAGAAACAGTATTATGAAACCAATTACGACAcaa GTGCATACGGCTTCGGTTATGACGTCGGTCCAAATGGGCAGTTCCATCATGAGAACCGCGGTCCGGATGGCGTCACCTATGGTTGCTATGGTTACTTGGACCCAGATAACTTCCTTCGTGCTACTCACTACGTTGCTGACAGCCACGGATACAGAGTAGTGGAACCAGAGAAACCAGTCGAAGTATTCCCTGACGAGAAATATGAATACGATGAATC CACTGGACAGGCGTTAAACACTCGGCCCGGACAAATCATCCCCTGGGAGAAACTCTTCTTCCCCAAGGGATGCGGTCGTACTCCCGGTGGAGTTCCAGCCAAGCCTTTACCGAAACCTACGCCCAAACCACCTCGTCCCATAGACAGCAGTAGCGAGACCACGAATGTCAAACCTGTACAATCTGGACAAG gACCCAATGGACCTTACGGCCCTGGATCat GGCAAGGtcaaccaggcaagccaggaaCTCCCGGCAGGCCCGGTACTCCAGGTACTCCAGGCACCCCAGGAACCCCAGGCTCTCCCGGTTCTCCCGGCACACCAGGTGGACCAG GAGGTCCAGGTGGTCCCGGCGGCCCCGGTGGTCCATCAGGCGGCTACTACCCCGGCTCTAGTGGAACCCCAGGCACCGCTGGATCTCCAGGAACCCCAGGTACACCCGGTAGTCCCGGTACCCCCGGCGGCCCAGGTACTCCTGGGACCTCAGGTTACCCTGGCACAGCTGGTACCCCAGGTACACCTGGATACCCAGGCACAGAAGGAACCCCAGGTACACCTGGTTACCCAGGCACAGCTGGTACCCCAGGCACACCAGGTACACCTGGATATCCAGGTACAGAAGGCACCCCAGGAACACCTGGTTACCCAGGTACGGCAGGTACCCCAGGTACACCTGGTTACCCAGGCACAGAAGGAACTCCTGGCACTCCAGGTACACCTGGTTACCCAGGCACAGCTGGTTACCCAGGCACAGCTGGTACCCCAGGCACACCTGGTTACCCAGGCACAGAAGGAACCCCAGGAACACCAGGCACACCTGGTTACCCAGGCACAGAAGGAACCCCAGGCACACCAGGCACACCTGGATATCCAGGCACAGCAGGCACACCTGGTTACCCAGGATACTATCCCGGCG GCTCAGGTGGATATTACCCAGGACAACCAACTGCACCAG GCACAGACGGCTATTATCCAGGACAAGGTAGTGGACCAG GAGGACCATTAGGTCCTGATGGTACTTATGGTCCCGATGGTACCTACTACCCGGGCACTCCAGGAACACCAGGCACACCAGGCACACCAGGCAGCCCCGGCGGCCCTGGCGGCCCag GAGGTCCCGGAGGGCCCGGCGGTCCTGGAGGCCCCGGAGGACCTAATGGACCCAATGGCCCATCAAACGGCGGCTACTACCCAGGACAACCCGGCAGACCTGGCACTCCAGGCAGTCCAGGATCACCAGGTACTCCAGGAGGACCAGGAGGTCCAGGTGGACCAGGAGGTCCTGGAGGACCAGGAGGACCAAACGGACCCAATGGCCCTTCAAGCGGCGGATACTACCCAGGACAACCCGGCAGCCCTGGCACTCCAGGAAGCCCAGGATCACCAGGCACTCCAGGAGGACCAGGTGGACCAGGTGGACCAGGAGGTCCAGGAGGACCTGGTGGACCTAATGGACCCAATGGCCCTTCAAGCGGCGGCTACTACCCAGGACAACCCGGCAGCCCTGGCACTCCAGGCAGCCCAGGATCACCAGGCACTCCAGGAGGACCAGGAGGTCCGGGCGGACCAGGTGGCCCAGGAGGTCCCGGAGGGCCTAATGGACCCAATGGCCCTTCAAGCGGTGGCTACTACCCAGGACAACCCGGCAGCCCTGGCACTCCAGGCAGCCCAGGATCACCAGGCACTCCAGGAG GACCAGGAGGTCCGGGCGGGCCAGGTGGACCTGGAGGTCCCGGAGGGCCTAATGGACCCAATGGCCCTTCAAGCGGCGGATACTACCCAGGACAACCCGGCAGCCCTGGCACTCCAGGCAGCCCAGGATCACCAGGCACTCCAGGAGGTCCAGGAGGACCAGGTGGGCCAGGTGGACCAGGTGGCCCGGGAGGGCCAAACGGACCCAATGGCCCTTCGAACGGCGGATACTACCCAGGACAACCCGGCAGCCCCGGTTCACCAGGAAGCCCAGGATCACCAGGAACACCCG gtggTCCCGGAGGTCCAGGTGGTCCCGGTGGACCTGGAGGACCCGGTGGTCCCACCGACACAACAACTTATCCAGGACAATCAA GTGGCCAACCTAGTCAACCAGGACAGCCGGGATACCCAGGCAAACCAGGACAGCCTGGCTACCCAGGACAACCAGGACAACCAGGGCAACCAGGACAACCCGGACAGCCAGGACAAGGTGGCCAACCTGGTAAACCAGGACAGCCAGGATACCCAGGCCAACCAGGACAGCCAGGATACCCAGGACAACCAGGCCAACCAGGACAACCAGGACAGCCAGGACAAGGTGGTCAACCTGGTAAACCAGGACAGCCAGGATACCCAGGCCAACCAGGACAGCCTGGCTACCCAGGACAACCAGGACAACCAG gACAAGGAGGACAACCTGGTCAACCTGGACAGCCAGGTGGCCCAGGACAGCCAGGATACCCAGGACAACCAGGACAGCCAGGACAAGGTGGCCAACCTGGTAAACCAGGACAGCCAGGATACCCAGGACAACCAGGTCAGCCAGGATACCCAGGACAACCAGGACAACCCGGACAGCCAGGACAAGGTGGCCAACCTGGTAAACCAGGACAGCCAGGATACCCAGGCCAACCAGGACAGCCAGGATACCCAGGACAACCAGGACAACCCGGACAGCCAGGACAAGGTGGCCAACCTGGTAAACCAGGACAGCCAGGATACCCAGGCCAACCAGGACAGCCAGGATACCCAGGACAACCAGGACAACCCGGACAGCCAGGACAAGGTGGCCAACCTGGTAAACCAGGACAGCCAGGATACCCAGGCCAACCAGGACAGCCAGGATACCCAGGACAACCAGGACAACCCGGACAGCCAGGACAAGGTGGCCAACCTGGTAAACCAGGACAGCCAGGATACCCAGGACAACCAG GATACCCAGGACAACCAGGACAACCCGGACAGCCAGGACAAGGTGGCCAACCTGGTAAACCAGGACAGCCAGGATACCCAGGACAACCAGGACAGCCAGGATACCCAGGACAACCAGGACAACCCGGACAGCCAGGACAAGGTGGCCAACCTGGTAAACCAGGACAGCCAGGATACCCAGGTCAACCAGGACAGCCAGGCTACCCAGGACAACCAGGACAGCCAGGTGGCCCAGGACAGCAAGGACAACCGGGTTATCCAGGACAACCAG GACAACCAGGGCAAGGAGGACAACCTGGTCAACCTGGACAGCCAGGTGGCCCAGGACAGCCAGGATACCCAGGACAACCAGGTCAGCCCGGAAAACCGGGACAACCTGGGCAGCCAGGTTACCCAGGGCAGCCCGGTCAGCCAGGACAGCCAGGATACCCAGGGCAACCCGGTCAGCCAGGGCAGCCAGGATACCCAGGTCAACCAGGACAACCAGGTCAACCCGGAAAACCGGGACAACCCGGGCAGCCAGGATACCCAGGGCAACCCGGTCAGCCAGGACAGCCAGGACAACCAGGGCAGCCCGGATATCCAGAACAACCAGGACAGCCAG gaGGACCAGGACGTCCTGAAGACCTAACTAAACCAGGTCAGCCAGGATACCCAGGACAGCAAGGACAACCCGGTGGTCCAGGACAGCCAGGACAACCTGGATACCCAGGACAACCAG GTAAACCAGGACAACCTGGTCAACCAGGATATCCAGGACAGCCAGGACAGCCCGGATACCCGGGACAACCTGGTCAACCAGGACAGCCAGGTCAACAAGGACAACCAGGACAGCCTGGTAAACCAGGTCAGCCAGGCCAGCCAGGATATCCAGGACAACCTGGCAAACCAGGCGAACCAGGCCAACCAGGATACCCAGGACAACCAGGACAACCTGGCAAACCGGGTCAACCTGGCCAGCCAGGATACCCAGGACAAccag GTGAACCAGGCCAACCTGGTCAACCCGGACAGCCAGGACAACCAGGATACCCAGGACAGCCAGGACAACCCGGTGGTCCAGGTCAGCCAGGCCAACCAGGATACCCAGGACAGCCAGGTCAAGCAGGACAACCAGGTCAACCAGGATACCCCGGACAGCCCGGACAGCCAGGATACCCAGGACAGCAAGGACAACCTGGTGGCCCAGGACAGCCAGGGCAACCAGGTACACCAGGCCAGCCCGGCCAACCAGGATACCCAGGCCAACCAGGTCAACCAGGAGAACCTGGCAAACCAGGACAACCTGGCCAGCCAGGACAACCAGGATACCCAGGACAGCCCGGACAGCCAGGTTACCCTGGACAGCAAGGACAACCTGGTGGTCCAGGACAGCCAGGACAACCAGGATACCCAGGACAACCCGGACAACCAGGTCAACCAGGCCAGCCCGGCCAACCAGGATACCCAGGCCAACCAGGACAACCAGGAGAACCTGGCAAACCAGGACAACCTGGCCAGCCAGGACAACCAGGATACCCAGGACAGCCCGGACAGCCAGGTTACCCTGGACAGCAAGGACAACCTGGTGGTCCAGGACAGCCAGGACAACCAGGATACCCAGGACAACCCGGACAACCAGGTCAACCAGGCCAGCCCGGCCAACCAGGATACCCAGGCCAACCAGGTCAACCAGGATACCCAGGGCAACAAGGACAACCCGGTGGTCCAGGACAGCCAGGACAACCAGGATACCCAGGACAACCCGGACAACCAG GTCAACCAGGATACCCCGGACAGCCCGGACAGCCAGGATACCCAGGACAGCAAGGACAACCCGGTGGTCCAGGACAGCCAGGGCAACCAG GTAAACCAGGACAACCCGGACAACCAG GATACCCAGGACAGCCCGGACAGCCAGGATACCCAGGGCAGCAAGGACAACCCGGTGGTCCAGGACAACCCGGACAACCAGGTAAACCAGGACAGCCCGGACAGCCAGGATACCCAGGACAGCAAGGACAACCTGGTGGCCCAGGACAGCCAGGGCAACCAGGTACACCAGGCCAGCCCGGCCAACCTGGACACCCAGGGCAGCCAGGTCAACCAGGAGAGCCTGGCAAACCAGGACAGCCTGGCCAACCAGGACAACCAGGATACCCAGGACAACCCGGACAACCAGGATACCCAGGACAGCAAGGACAACCTGGTGGTCCAGGACAGCCAGGGCAACCAG GTCAACCAGGAGAGCCTGGCAAACCAGGACAGCCTGGCCAACCAGGACAACCAGGATACCCAGGACAACCCGGACAACCGGGATACCCAGGACAGCAAGGACAACCCGGTGGTCCAGGACAGCCAGGGCAACCAGGTACACCAGGCCAGCCCGGCCAACCAGGATACCCAGGGCAGCCAGGTCAACCAGGAGAACCTGGTAAACCAGGACAGCCTGGCCAACCAGGACAACCAGGATACCCAGGACAACCCGGACAACCAGGATACCCAGGACAGCAAGGACAACCCGGTGGTCCAGGACAGCCAGGGCAACCAGGATACCCAGGCCAACCAGGTCAACCAGGAGAACCTGGCAAACCAGGACAGCCTGGCCAGCCAGGACAACCAGGATACCCAGGACAGCCCGGACAACCAGGACAACCAGGGCAATCAG GTGGCCCCGGACAACCAGGACAACCTGGATATCCAGGACAACCAGGACAGCCTGGAGGGCCTGGACAACCTGGACAACCGGGTTACCCAGGACAGCCCGGACAGCCGGGATACCCAGGACAGCCAGGTCAGCCAGGTCAACCTGGACACCCAGGGCAGCCGGGATACCCAGGACAACCAGGACAACCAGGACAGCCCGGATACCCAGGACAACCAGGACAGCCCGGATACCCAGGTCAGCCAGGACAACCAGGACAACCAGGACAGCCGGGATACCCAGGACAACCAGGACAACCAGGACAGCCGGGATACCCAGGACAACCAGGACAGCCGGGATACCCAGGTCAGCCAGGACAACCAGGACAACCAGGACAGCCGGGATACCCAGGTCAGCCAGGACAACCAGGACAACCAGGACAGCCGGGATACCCAGGACAGCCAGGACAACCAGGCTACCCCGGACAGCCAGGACAACCAGGACAGCCGGGATACCCAGGTCAACCAGGACAATACCCAG ATTCTGAAACGGCACCGTCTGGCACCGGAGTACAACCACCTGCCACTGTAC